In Cicer arietinum cultivar CDC Frontier isolate Library 1 chromosome 7, Cicar.CDCFrontier_v2.0, whole genome shotgun sequence, the genomic window TAAATGTATACTTTTCAAAGGAAGGTTAgatgtatataaaaataaaaaaatgtagaaaATTTGGGAGATctaatttgacattttaaagGAGTGTTATTATATGAGagtaaaaattaaattccaatagaccaaaagaaaagaaaaagtaaaattagtaaattttttaatagtgAGATTTGATGCTCTTTATTGGTTCAGAGAATCGTTCTATAATCCTTGCCCGATACATAGTGCTATACCTTTTCTATTTTATCAATGTACAagcaaattgtttttttttcttacaatgTACAATACCTTTTATAATCATATCAATATATTATCAAAACGAGGAATAAAAAggcaagaaaaatatatttttcaggCCATTCCTTGCGTTGTATTTATTTTAGGGGTCTTTTTTACAAGTATTTTTGTGTGctatatatatcataaaaatacTCACATACCCTATTCTTTATTTCGGTTGAAAAACCATTGGGTAAACaaccaaaaataattataatgcaTACCATAATAAcagaatgaatttaattttcattcacAGATATTgtcaaatcaattaaaatttagaacCACTATTTTATGATGAAAGTCAAAGTTATTAATAATCTAATATAGATATTATTCGTTGATAATGTAACATTTCTTTATATTGACTggtttatatgaattaaattataattatcaattaattgatttttaaaataagatttttttaatcgcttaattatttattaatgtatcacaaagttataattttaaaacttttttctGCCACTTTGTCAAACAAGTAAAAAAGTTTctgcaaaaataatatttttttctaataataacGTGTCAATAATAGATAGATGTTTCAAtggtataaatatatatatctcaTGCAACAATTCATCatttactattttgtttttcattttgattCTCTTTCAACAATtgctaaaaaattaataataactttcTATATAGTATGCATTAACTTAATCTGCTTAATgattttgtaattattattaatacataCCTATATTAACTACAAATGCTTAAATACTAATTTTCTACTCAAAATGTCTATAAAATGAAGTGATTAAATAGTAATAaactttttggtttttatttttattttcacacatcagtcaaaaagttattattttatttatagtcaaaaaataaaaatataattcgttttgaaatattgatttaatgtttaaaggaatatttaataacaaaatCTTTTAGTAATGTTATACTTTGAATagttgaaacttttttttttctacaaaaaaGTGTAGGCAGATACTAAAGTGGATTACCATGTCATTTTGTCCACCATGGTCCTAGATTACATTGCAAAATAGATTTTGTTTTGAGGTCCTTTAACTTTTTGAAATCTGCAAATCTTACCATTCACTTTATagaaattctatttttttttgttattccaACTTTTCCCATCCTCTCCTCTGTCCACTATCACTTCACGCTCGTCCACGGATTGTTTTTGATAATTAGatttaaattcaataatttgaattatacattaaaaataaaatattttttaaattatttaatctaataagaactaatattttaaatgcGTGAGTGAATGTACgagtaaaaaattcaaattaattactCCTCCCACAATTTTGCTCTTCTATACCGCTCAAACTGAAAAACGAGATATTGAATGCAAAAAGTTGGTGAAAAatatggttagttttttaaatacaaaaataaataaatataaatttaaaaaattaaaagtcttctaactaatattaaatttacaaaCTCTCTCGGACCACGTAACATAATAGTGTAAGAAAAACTATTGTAATAATAGAAAAATGAGAGATCACAcgataaaattaagtttatatatattaacaaaaatacaattcaataataaaaagtttacatttatttttaaaacacattaaatatataaactcataaaaaacattattaaattaCATCTAGAAATAGGCCaacttataattatataaaaaatatcgatcatatcctaaaaaataaaatttaaattaaaaaaaactttctgacaataaaaataatttttgttaacgCCAAATGTACAAAAGTAAATAAATCACTTATttgttatctattttttttgataatttgagAAATATTCAATCATATATTTTTCCCTCTAAATTTCAACATACTAAAATATACCATCATCTCATTATCATTgaaatttatgtaaatttcgacaataaaaaataataggttaaaaaatatgtgtCATTAAAGTTATTCTTAAATCTATTAtctaaaattcatcaaattgaAACCAATCATTTGGTTACTCTAATTTCATATTCAAACAATATATAATCCTAAAAttaaataccattttttttatttaaaacaaaaaagacaCTACTTTTTGGTCAAAACAATATAGTACTTCCTTCTATCCTTATGACcgttattttaacaaataaataattatctccaaaaaaaaaaattatttacaattttcaatacaattataataatttttttatactactcttaaataataattatatccacaacattcaaaatattattatattttatattgataataataaaaaatataccaataattaaaatagataatttaataatatttttaatatatataaaaaaatattagagtgAGCCGAGAGAGCAAGTAGCAAGAGgttgttgtaaaaaataattgaaacataGGACGGGTttgtaaataacaaaaaaagcGGTAAGTGGGTTTAGAAGTCCAAGGCAGCACCATAGTCAACATCACAATTATGTGAACAAAATCGcactcataataataataatactaattttgctaaaagaaaaaaaagaaaaactaaaaaaatccCTCTTTTTGTGTTGTGGGGTACTACTACTACTTCTCACTTGTGGGTATTATAAAGACAAGAAGTGTTTTGCGAATCTCTCACAACCTCACTCATTTTGCATTCTTCAATTTTCCACTCTAACCCCAATCCTCATGACTCTTTTTTACCTTCACTGATTCATTTCTATTACCACCCCCCCTCCCCATAATTCCTTCTCCGCTTCTCAGATTCTGAAAAACTACACTCATGGCTGCCAACAAATCAATCTCCCTCGAAGAAATCAAGAACGAAACCGTTGATCTGGTATAAAATCACTATCCccacttttttttgttttttatttattcaattttcgTTTTTAGCAGTTTCTGCATCTAAATCTTCGTAAAGTTTCGATTTCTTTTTACCATTTACGAGTCTTCGATTGACTTCAAGGTCAATTTCGTAAAACCACAGTGAAAGGTTTCGTAATCATTTCGAGTTTTGCTTTTGATTTATAACTGTTgtaccaaattttttttatcatctatggaactttttatccaaaattttaatttttgttcttttttatgagctactttttttcttcttcaattgtTTCACTGATGAGAAATTAAGGAATAAAGTACTCTGATTTAGATGAAAATATACGTGTTCTGAAAGAGACACTGGTTTGATTCCGAAAGCATTTCACAACTATACATCGAAAAAAGGAAATTTCTGAAAGCAAGTTTCTCTGATACCGAACAGATGAACTTTaggttattttaattatttttattttattttatttttttattcctcCAGCGAATCAGTGGATCTAAACGTGATATATACAGTTAGGTTACATTTTtcgataaattattattattattattattgttattattattattaatatttgtctAGATGTGTGCCTGTTATTTTCTATGTCTAATCATCTGTCTTTTTCTCTGTCTGCGCCTTGTTTGGCAGTGGGGAATTTTAAGTACTTTTCCGTGGtacttttatttcatttttttcttctaggtATTTTACCCTTAACTGATAAACGGTTTTCATAGTAACTCACATTTATGATTTAACGATCCTGATTTCTGACATAAGGTCCATCcctttatttttacttattttatttgtccATTTTGCCCTCAACCTCTTTTACAATTTTCGATAAAAACTGTTGTTTTTTTAATGAAGATTTGTACTCTAGTGACTAGTCTTTGGGAAGTGAttctatttttatgtaaaaaaaatattgtttttacaattaattttttttataccttAAATAAAGGGTATGAATTCATTGTGTGGTATGTTAATTGAGTCCTTGATGGATTTATTTGTTACATGTTGATAAtctactttatatttttattaaaattaagttgcACCGTCATTTTGTGAAAGTTACTTGCAATCGAAAGATGCAATTGATTGAGTTTGGTCAATTTGATGCTCTTCATgttgataattaaataaatgtaaacAAAGGGGCAATAAGATATGAAAGGCACTAGTGCAAGGTGTCACACATGGGATGCTTGTGGTAATGTCTTCTCTGACATAAGACACTGTTTGGGCTGTGTCAAACGCGTTAGTCAACGCTTTTTGTGGTTGGCTGGCGTCTGATGTATGTGAGCCACAGAAGCAACAGTCAGGGTCATGGATCTCATCTCAAGGACCACTTGCTTTTACCTTTTTGATTCTACTGTTGCCAGCTTCACATGTCTAaactttttcaattttgatttcgatttttgacttttgaaattTCACACATTTATGCATTCAATTCATTAATGATCATTtgaaagttaattttatttttacagttgACCGTCGGAATTTCATGCAATTATTCGGTCAATACATTGGTCATCATttgaatgttaattttttacagcaaacaaaattaatgtgaaattataaatttacctTTTCAAATTATTGAGAATTCTTTTTTAGGAGTAagatatattttcttcttttgacactcaaaaattaaaaattattttgtttgatttgtttccttaaatattgtgtttaaaaagtaaatttattgCTTTGGGACTATATTTCAATTATGATCATTTTCGATTGTTTGAGTATGAAGttttacattaaaaatgattttgtttttaaatatttttctaaaatatttttgaaacagTCTTAGACTTCTAGCATTGattttatgattttctttttgGTCCTCTATCTTGGTATTTCAATAATATGGGTACACCCAGGGGATCTACGGATGATAGTCGGAGATTAAACTCTCAAAAGAATGGAATTTTACTTAAGATGTCGGCCTCtcctaacaaatattttttcgcaattcaaaacttttttttaagataaatgaaCACACGAGGAAGAAATAATTGCATTCATgaagaattgaaaaataaaaagaacaaatAATTGCTAAATTGTAATTAAGAAGTGACTCAATTTGCAATACCATTTCTTGTGGTGAGATATGCCAGTGGCTGTGTCATGTATTGGTATGTACGAAGGCATCAAGTTTTCTAATATCATTTGTGAATATGCAGGAACGTATTCCTGTTGAGGAAGTGTTTGAACAATTAAAATGTACCAAAGAAGGATTGTCCTCGGAGGAAGGAGCCAACCGGCTTCAAATATTTGGACCAAACAAGCTAGAGGAGAAAAAGGTTAGTTCCTTTATGATCACATTAATGGATAACATATCTCCAATTATACAATTACTAATGCAATTGCTGTTTGGTAACAATACAGGAAAGCAAATTTCTCAAGTTTCTTGGATTCATGTGGAATCCTCTGTCATGGGTCATGGAAGCTGCCGCTTTGATGGCAATTGGGCTGGCAAATGGTGACGGGAAGCCCCCGGATTGGCAAGATTTTGTCGGTATTGTCTGCTTGTTGGTGATCAACTCCACCATCAGTTTCATTGAAGAAAACAATGCTGGTAATGCTGCTGCTGCTCTTATGGCTGGTCTTGCTCCCAAGACAAAGGTAAGTAAATTGGATTTTGTATCCGTGTCCTGCACCAAGTAACATAGGATGCATACAATTTGTGTGGCCAACAAGGCCTATAATGTTTTGCGATTTTATGAGAATGTGTATATTTTAATGAATGGTTTGCAAGTGAATCAAATCAACATAAAAGTGTGTAGAGGTCTTATATTTGTTACTTGTTGAAAAATGAAACTAAATGGCTATGAACTCTGAATTCATTGTTTTGTTCCAAGATTATATATGCTATTGAATTGTTTGGGCATTTAGAAGTAACAAGCTTGGTTTAAGGACTGACTCAAAATTGCCCTGCCGTTGCAGGTTCTTAGAGATGGAAAATGGACGGAGCAAGAAGCTGCAATTCTAGTCCCTGGAGACATCATAAGCATCAAACTAGGTGATATTGTTCCGGCTGATGCTCGTCTTCTTGAGGGTGATCCTTTAAAGATTGATCAGTCTGCTTTGACCGGAGAATCACTTCCTGTGACTAGAAACCCAGGGGATGAAGTTTTCTCTGGCTCAACTTGCAAACAGGGTGAAATTGAAGCTGTTGTCATTGCAACTGGTGTTCACACATTTTTTGGGAAGGCAGCTCACCTTGTGGACAGTACCAACCAAGTTGGACATTTCCAGAAGGTGCTCACCGCAATCGGAAACTTCTGCATTTGTTCCATTGCAGTTGGTATGTTGGCTGAGATCATAGTCATGTATCCAATTCAGCACCGCAAGTACAGAGACGGAATTGACAACCTTTTGGTCCTTTTGATTGGAGGAATTCCCATTGCTATGCCTACTGTGTTGTCTGTAACAATGGCCATTGGTTCTCACAGGCTCTCTCAGCAAGGTGCTATCACCAAACGTATGACTGCTATTGAAGAAATGGCTGGTATGGATGTACTTTGCAGTGACAAGACGGGTACACTCACACTTAACAAGCTGACTGTTGACAAGAACTTGATTGAGGTATTTGAAAAGGGTGTGGACAAGGAACATGTCATGCTTCTTGCTGCAAGGGCTTCCAGGACTGAAAACCAGGATGCAATTGATGCCGCCATTGTTGGAACGCTAGCTGACCCAAAAGAGGTAACTTGTCTATAAAATTGCACCAATTGCTACTACTTTGGTTTGTTGTTAGATATGACTgattattatattgaaaaaacaTCTTTGCAGGCACGGGCTGGAGTAACAGAGATTCACTTCTTACCATTCAACCCTGTTGATAAGAGAACTGCCTTGACTTACATTGATGGCAATGGAAACTGGCATCGGGCTAGCAAAGGTGCTCCGGAGCAGGTAAGCTCGCGATTCTGTTTGTTCAATACTTTGTGATATTTCTAGTTACTCTATCAATCTAAACATGTATATGTGGTGAACAGATCATGAACCTGTGCAACCTTAGGGAAGATACCAAGAGGAACATTCATGCTATTATTGACAAGTTTGCAGAGAGAGGACTTCGTTCTCTTGCTGTTGCTAGACAGGTTTGTTATAGCTAGTATTCATGTTTGAAGTTTGTCTTGAAAACTTATATTTCTTTTCACTCATCCCCTTGGTCTCCTGTGCTACTTCTTCTGCAGGAAGTTCCTGAGAAAAATAAGGAAAGCGCCGGCAGTCCTTGGCAGTTTGTTGGTTTGTTGTCACTGTTTGACCCACCAAGGCATGACAGTGCTGAAACTATTCGGAGAGCTCTTCATCTTGGTGTCAATGTTAAGATGATTACTGGTAACTACTCGAATTCAAAGACTGACTCTTAATTTTAATAGTAATTTTGTTTTCGAGCATCTTCAAGCTAATATctggatttttgttttgtttttaaggTGATCAACTTGCCATAGCAAAGGAAACTGGCCGTAGACTTGGGATGGGAACTAATATGTATCCGTCGGCTACCTTGCTTGGTCAAGACAAAGATGCAAGTATTGCTGCACTTCCAGTTGAAGAGCTGATTGAGAAGGCCGATGGATTTGCTGGAGTATTTCCAGGTTCATACTCTACCATTTCATTTCACCAAGACGATTTATGTTTTTTCATTGTTTTCCTTCTCCTTGCTTTCTATGAGATGGTCTACTTTCTATTTGTCTCCTTACCTGATATCTATTTACATCTGCAGAGCACAAATATGAAATTGTGAAAAAGTTGCAAGAGAGGAAGCACATTTGTGGAATGACTGGAGATGGTGTCAATGACGCTCCAGCTTTGAAGAAGGCTGATATTGGTATTGCTGTTGCTGATGCTACGGATGCTGCAAGAAGTGCTTCTGATATTGTCTTGACAGAACCTGGATTGAGTGTTATCATCAGTGCAGTCTTAACTAGTAGAGCTATTTTCCAAAGAATGAAAAACTACACGGTCGGTTACTGTTTGATTTCTtcataaacaatatatttttgctCTTGTAGGTTCCAAATTAACATTGTTTCCATTATTTTCTCTGCATTTCAGATCTATGCAGTATCGATCACTATCCGTATAGTGGTAAgtaaataataatgttatgcctatatgaaaatttattatgaaaagaaatgAAAGACTGTTCATCAGTTTGGGttttcattcattctttttttgtttACCTTGAATGTAGTTTGGCTTCATGTTCATTGCACTGATCTGGAAATTCGACTTCTCCCCTTTCATGGTTTTGATCATTGCCATTCTTAATGACGGTAAAGCTCTTGTcagatatttatttgaatacgACTTGAATTACCTTCATGATAATGATGGTCTgacataataatttttatactaCTACTAGGTACAATCATGACAATTTCGAAAGATAGGGTGAAACCATCTCCTTTGCCTGATAGCTggaaattgaaagaaatatttGCTACTGGAATTGTTCTCGGAGGTTATTTAGCATTGATGACTGTGATATTCTTCTGGGcaatagaagaaaataaattcttccctgtaagaaaaaaaataaataaactggCCTAAATTGAAGTTCTTAATTTAGATCaaacatataattaataaacaCCGTTGATTACCTTTTGCAGGACACATTTGGAGTCAGAAAACTGAACCATGATGAAAAGATGTCTGCTCTATATCTTCAAGTCAGTATAGTTAGCCAGGCTCTGATATTTGTGACTCGTTCGCGTAGTTGGTCATTTGTTGAACGCCCTGGAATGCTGTTACTCATTGCTTTCTTCATTGCTCAGTTGGTAAGGATGATGCTCCAAAATTTAATCTTCCTTCCAAATAGGACCTGGCTAGTTTCCTTGTGCGGGATAATAATGATATATTGAACAAACTGTCTTGCAGATTGCTACATTAATAGCAGTATATGCCAACTGGACATTCGCTAAGGTGCAAGGAATTGGTTGGGGTTGGGCAGGAGTCATCTGGCTCTACAGCATTGTCTTCTATTTTCCCCTTGACGTTATGAAGTTTGCGATCCGCTACATATTGAGTGGCAAGGCTTGGAATAATCTTCTAGATAACAAGGTATTGATTGGTTCATTAACTAACTCTTTCATGTGTGTTGTCAAATGGTGAATGAGAAGATATTTATGAATTGGTTGTTTCCAAAATGCGTTTCAGACTGCCTTCACATCGAAGAAAGACTACGGAAAAGAAGAGAGGGAAGCTCAGTGGGCACTTGCACAGAGGACTCTACATGGACTTCAACCACCAGAAGCTTCTGGTATTTTCAATGAGAAGAGCAGTTACAGAGAACTCTCTGAGATTGCTGAGCAGGCTAAGAGAAGAGCTGAAGTTGCAAGGTAAACACCCATGCTTTACCAAAAGCAGAAACCATTTTGtctttgtttaaaattatataggtgattttgtACTTCtctcttttattaaaaatgattttctgTCAAAGATAATCAAAAAACTTTTTCATTTTCAGCATAAGaaatgatttttgaaaaaaGCTTACGCAAACATAACTTAAACaccaaaaatgatttttattaattaaaaacatgattttctCACTGAACAATCTTAAACAAGCTCTATATCCTTCAGTTACAAatatataatcatcatcattatCTATCTATACAAAGATTGATTTGATCTACGCTTTTGCTTACAGGCTTCGTGAGCTTCACACACTCAAAGGACATGTCGAATCTGTGGTGAAGCTGAAAGGTTTGGACATCGATACTATCCAGCAGCACTACACAGTGTGAGAAGCTCTCTTAAATTGTAGATAAGCTGAAAGGCCAAAATTCAATGCAAAATTCAGTGAATGATAACAATAAAGAGTCAAAGAGAAGGTCTAACTACTTTAGTGCTTATTATCACCAGGAAGGGAGAGGAGACTGAACCTTTTGATTTTATGTAGCTTAGCTTTTCCTGTGTACTATTTGTTCTTTGCCTTCTTTTTGCTTCCATGATAGGAGCAAACtagtttcaatttcattttccttttttttttttttaagctaCTAGTTTCAGTTTTCCCATGCTTGTATTTTACATGGTTTTGGGTGTTTCCTCATTTTAATTGTAAGCTGCAACATTATGATCAGACAATGTCgatattggattttttttaaggtgggtgaataaatatattttgtaaggTCTTATTGCCATACTCACTTAGTTGAgtttcaatttaatgttttaatttgCTTCAATTTACGTAATTAAGTTCATGTCTAATGTCTAGATTGATGATGAGCTTAAAAGAATCACAATATCAATATGATTTTAGTAAAAACtatactttaaaatttcaataaaattatggTACCACAATGATTTTGTCGAACTAATCGCAAATCCAAACAATGAAATATGCTAGTTAGCTTAATATTTGGGTGGTTATGTCTTTTGTGCACTACCTTATATAGCAAAGATAATTGGGATTCCTAAAAATCTATATCATAGGTGTGGGAGTTTAAATTCATCATTCGGAATATAGACAAGGACTGATATCTCACATTTcaataaaagtatataaatataaaaataattaatatttttttgtttgtttttttataaatggaACTGGGGAGAGTATAAGACTGCATCCCGAGATCCAAACacgaaaataattttcatatgcagtttatgtatttatttagcGTGTTGCAATATTCtgatttatttgcaaaattcaaatattaatttaagtgAAACTAACAATTTAGATGTTGAATGTAGCTATTGAATCTTCAATCATACATGACTCGTCAATGCATTTTCTATAGTACTATAGTTCTTCAGCGTTCAATAAATTCCATGTTAGCTTTTGAACTTTAACATGGCAAATGGGCCTACTCAACAAAACACAGCTGGTTATGTCATCCATATACTCAATACAAATGAAATAATAACATCACCACTATAGAACTATAGAAAGAATAACATCCAGTATATACAAATAATCACAGTTCTGAGACCCTGCACATGCATACTTGTCCCACAAAATTTTCAAAGGGTGGTTGGCATTTAGTTTTACTTTTAGACTGATGAATCCATCaggtatataatatataatagtagtATAGGGTCCCCTGAAATTAACCAAAAAAAGGACTTTTTTTTTTGGCATAACCATAAAAAGGCCTTCTAATATAAATTTCTACTTCTTTTTCTCATctttaaatagttttaatttgatcattttatgTTTCCTCTTTGGATAAACCAATACATAAATGGGATAAAATTTTCTCATAGGACAAGTAATTATATACTATATGACTTTTTTTgtagtcaaatatatatataattatattagcAAGAAAGAAGGTCAAAGATTTGATGAAGTCTCCTTTttgttttttgctttttttcTCTCAATGAAGACAAGATTTTGACCTTAATTACACAACACTTCAAGTTTGATCACAATTGATTTGTAATCATCACATTAGATCTAGTAGGGACattttgatttggagtttcAATTGTATTGTTAGTATCCATTCAAACTTTCAAAGTGTGAGTTTTTGTGTCAATCCCTATCAATCTATAAACTAACTTTCTTTTAAAGTTGTAATTATAGAAAGCTATTAGTCCCATTTATACAACACcttcttggttaatttgaaaagCCATATGGTACTTGGGATCAATAACTCTGTATTTTTGGTTCTGCATTAATAACCAAAAGTGAGTTgaaagtaaaattatatttagataataaatttcaaattaaaaatcaattttaaagacaAAAACTACAAATTCTAACTAAAagaaaagtataataaaaaacaTGATGTGAAACTTTCATATCAATGGTTGTGAAATTTTGAACCATGTAGCATGTTctacaattatattattagcAACACTTTgtgtagagagagagagacacaCAATGTGTGAGTGGAAAAGGAGAAGGAGTAGGATGAGCTGGTTGATTTGAAATGAGGGGAAAATGTATGTAAATAAGAGAGAGGCAAGAAGAGCAAAGTGAAAGATTACCACTTAAAGAGGTAGAATCATGTGAGAGCATTTATAGTGGGGTTTtagtgttttttgttttctagTGGCACATGGGAAGAGACTCCATTTTCTATGTATAGTTGTGAAATAAAGCAACAAGCATGTGATTGCATGTGCCAATCTAAATAAATACACCACTCTCAACATCTTTTTTCTCACAAATCTTTGTTCTGTTTCACAAAAATACTTACTAACTTCCAATGTCATCACTCTCATCTTCATATCACTTTATTTTCTTTGCCTTACAAGTTTTAAATTGCATAACAATTGCATTGTAAAAGGTTTTGAGATTTCTGCAACCGTTATGTTTCAACCATATCTATTAGATTACAATATTAGTTTAACTAACTAGTGTgacttatattatatttaatggtATAGTTTCATTTTCCGCATTATAAAAATTTGCAACGTTACTCTAATTACAaccgcaatttaaaaccatTCTCAGCCACTTTATCCAACTACAACTTCCACTATCACAAACAAcccttcttcattttttttttttgaaatccctttgactacatattttttttctttcaattttctgATTAAATGGAGGCACAAAGTAATAAACGCAGACGTGTATACTCTTTGGAACCAAACAAAATAGTGCAAACTATATTTGCAAGAAAGTATTTAAGTTATTTAGTTCCAGCATTGATGAAGATAAAGGAAAAGAGTTCTACAAAAGATAAGAACAACCATATTGATGATATTAAGAATGCTGTTAAGTATGAAGTGGACATGGCAATGGTTTTATCAGCTCAAGGTTTTGCATGGAGTAATGGTCTTAAAGTAAAGCTTCAAAAGAATGATGAGAAT contains:
- the LOC101501416 gene encoding plasma membrane ATPase 4-like, encoding MAANKSISLEEIKNETVDLERIPVEEVFEQLKCTKEGLSSEEGANRLQIFGPNKLEEKKESKFLKFLGFMWNPLSWVMEAAALMAIGLANGDGKPPDWQDFVGIVCLLVINSTISFIEENNAGNAAAALMAGLAPKTKVLRDGKWTEQEAAILVPGDIISIKLGDIVPADARLLEGDPLKIDQSALTGESLPVTRNPGDEVFSGSTCKQGEIEAVVIATGVHTFFGKAAHLVDSTNQVGHFQKVLTAIGNFCICSIAVGMLAEIIVMYPIQHRKYRDGIDNLLVLLIGGIPIAMPTVLSVTMAIGSHRLSQQGAITKRMTAIEEMAGMDVLCSDKTGTLTLNKLTVDKNLIEVFEKGVDKEHVMLLAARASRTENQDAIDAAIVGTLADPKEARAGVTEIHFLPFNPVDKRTALTYIDGNGNWHRASKGAPEQIMNLCNLREDTKRNIHAIIDKFAERGLRSLAVARQEVPEKNKESAGSPWQFVGLLSLFDPPRHDSAETIRRALHLGVNVKMITGDQLAIAKETGRRLGMGTNMYPSATLLGQDKDASIAALPVEELIEKADGFAGVFPEHKYEIVKKLQERKHICGMTGDGVNDAPALKKADIGIAVADATDAARSASDIVLTEPGLSVIISAVLTSRAIFQRMKNYTIYAVSITIRIVFGFMFIALIWKFDFSPFMVLIIAILNDGTIMTISKDRVKPSPLPDSWKLKEIFATGIVLGGYLALMTVIFFWAIEENKFFPDTFGVRKLNHDEKMSALYLQVSIVSQALIFVTRSRSWSFVERPGMLLLIAFFIAQLIATLIAVYANWTFAKVQGIGWGWAGVIWLYSIVFYFPLDVMKFAIRYILSGKAWNNLLDNKTAFTSKKDYGKEEREAQWALAQRTLHGLQPPEASGIFNEKSSYRELSEIAEQAKRRAEVARLRELHTLKGHVESVVKLKGLDIDTIQQHYTV
- the LOC101501101 gene encoding transcription factor bHLH146-like translates to MEAQSNKRRRVYSLEPNKIVQTIFARKYLSYLVPALMKIKEKSSTKDKNNHIDDIKNAVKYEVDMAMVLSAQGFAWSNGLKVKLQKNDENEKREGSSSRIYDQNDLAKEDNEEDEKMKRLKRLIPGGEEMCDEQVVNELESYINCLQMQVNVLQCLLAETC